The region TCCGGATGAACTCGACCTGTTGCTGTACTGCGACGTCTGGCACCAGGGGCCCGATGGCTGGCAGCCGCAGTACCTCTTGCAGCGCGAACTCGTCGGCGGGGACGCGCTGGCCGTGGAGATCCGCCACGGGTGCAACGGCATGTTCAGCGCGCTCAGCCTGGCGTCGGATCACCTGCTCGCCACGGACGGCCGGTCGGCCGCGCTCCTGGTGGGTACCGACAACTTCGGCACTCCGCTGATCGACAGGTGGTCGGCGAGCACGGCTTTCATCGTGGGCGATGCGGCAAGCGCCCTGGTGCTGAGCAAGCGGCCGTCCGCGGTGCAACTGCTGTCGGTGAACCTGCTGTCGGTGCCGGAGGTGGAACAGACGCACCGCGGTGGTGAGCCGCTGTTCCCGCCTGGAGCCACCGTGGGGCGGGAACTGGACTTCGACGCGCGGGCCGAGCACTTCCAGCGCGCTGCCCGGGAAGACGAGGGCGGCACCCTAATGTCGCTGAAAATCCGGCAGCGTCTGCTGCAGACCGTTCACCGCACCTTGGTGGAAGCTGATATCGACATCAGCGACATCTCACGGGTCGCGTGTGCGCACTACTCGCGGGAACTGGTCGAACAGTGGTTCCTGGGTGCGGTGGACATACCGCTGTCGCGGTCGACGTGGACCTACGGCCGGACCATCGGCCACGCCGGTTGCAGCGACCAGTTCCTCGCGTTGCGAAACCTCATCGCCACGGGGCAGGTGCGCCGAGGAGACCACGTGCTGCTGCTGGGCGTCGGTCCGGGGGTGACGATCGCCGCCGCGGTCGTGAGGATCGTCGCCGACTCGGTCAAGTGAGCACCGCGATCGGGAGGACCTGCGGGGCCTTCGATCAGATGGAACATCTCGACTCCGGAGAGGAAACCGTCATGAGCACGCAGCCGGATGCCCCAGAACCGATCGCGGTAGTGGGAATCGGGTGCCGCTTACCCGGGTCGGCCAACTCAGCGGACGCCTTATGGGACCTTCTCGCCGCTGGTCGCGACGTCGTTGGTGAGGTGCCGGACGACCGATGGCGGGACTACCTGGCCATGGGCCCGGCCTACGCGGCGGCAACTCGGCGGACACCCAGGCGCGGCGGCTATCTCGACGAAGACATCGCCTGGTTCGACAACGAGTTCTTCGGTGTCACCCACAGGGAGGCCGAGACGATGGACCCACAGCATCGCATGATGCTGGAGGTCACGTGGGAGGCGCTCGAACACGCGGGTATTCCGCCGTTGACGCTGGCCGGCCGGCAGGTCGGTGTCTACACCGGAGTGATCAACGACGACTACGGCCGCCGTTTGCTGGAAAACCTGCCCGACCTGGACGCGTGGGTGGCCATCGGAGTGGCGAACTCCGGCGCGGCCAACCGCGTGTCCTATGCCCTGGACCTGCGCGGTCCCAGTCTCGCGGTGGACACCGCGTGCTCTGCCTCGCTCACCGCGGTGCACCTGGCCTGTCAGAGCCTGCGAGCGGGGGAGTCCGAGCTCGCGCTGGCCGGCGGTGTCCAGCTGATCGCCGCCCCTGCCTGGTCGCTGTCCCTGGAGGCAGGGGGGTTCTTGTCGCCGGTGGGGTTGTCCAAGGCGTTCTCCGGCGATGCCGACGGCTACGTGCGAGGCGAGGGCTGCGGTGTGCTGGTGCTCAAGCGGCTCGCCGACGCCGAACGCGACGGCGACCGGATCTTGTCCGTGGTATTGGGCACTTCGGTGATCCATGACGGTCGCTCCGAGAACTTCGTGGCGCCCAGCGAGGCCGCCCAGCAAGCCATGGCGCGGCAGGCGTGTGCGGAGGCGGGGATCGAACCGAACACGGTGGACTACGTCGAGGCGCACGGCACCGGCACACGGCGCGGCGACCGTACCGAGGTCGTGGCGCTCAGCACTGTCTACGGGGCTGGACGCCCTGCGGATGACCCGTGCCTGATCGGTTCGGTGAAGACCAACATCGGTCATCTGGAGGCCAGTGCGGGAATCGCGGGCGTTATCAAGGCCGTGCTGGCGTTGGGACACGACCACATCCCGCCCAGCCTCCACAACTCGTCGCTCAACCCAGCGGTCGACTGGGAGACGGCGGGCATCAAGGTGGTTACGGAGCCGACGGCGTGGCCACGGCGCTCCCACCCGCGGCGTGCCGCGGTGTCCAGCTTCGGTTTCGGCGGCACCATTTCGCACGTGCTCCTGCAACAGGCGCCTGATCGCCGCCCAGCGGCGGCCGTGCCCTCCAGCACGACCCCGAACACGAATACGAGCACGGTGTTCCCGTTGTCGGCACGCTCCGAATCGGGTCTCCGCCGGAATGCGGCCCGGCTCGCCGACTGGCTCCGCGGGCCGGGTGCCGATACGGCGCTGGCGGACGTCGGCCACACGCTGGCCCTGCGGCGCTCGCACCTGACCCACCGGGCCAGCGTGGTCGCCGCGGACCGCGATGAGCTGATCAACGGTCTGCGCAACATCGCCGACGGCGAGCTGGCGCCAGGAATCGCCACCGGAACCACCGACGCCGTTCCCCGCGCGGTGTGGGTGTTCTCCGGGCATGGCTCGCAATGGGCGGGCATGGGACGGGAACTGCTGAACGCGCAGCCCGTGTTCGCCGGCGTGATCGACAAGATCGAGCCGGTGTTCGCCGAGGAGAGCGGGTTCTCGCTGCGCGAGGCCCTGCGTGAAGGCGAGTTCGCCGGAGTCGGCCGGACCCAGATGCTGATCTTCGCGATGCAGGTGGCGCTGGCGGAGGTGTGGCGCGCGCATGGCGCCGCACCGGACGCGGTCATCGGGCACTCGATGGGCGAGATCGCCGCGGCCGTCGTGTCCGGTGCGTGCACCCTCGAAGTCGGGGCGCGGCTGATCAGCAGACGCTCCGGTCTGCTGTGGCGTGCTGAAGGCAAGGGCACGATGGCGACCATCAACCTGCCGTTCGACGAGGTCGCCACCAAGCTCGCGGGTCGCGACGACGTGGTGGCCGCGATCTCGTCGTCGCCGAGGGCATCGGTGATCTCCGGCGACGTCGGCGCGGTCGAGTCGCTCGTGGGAGACTGGGAAGCCGCGGGCCTGCTCCCGCGCCGGATCAATATTCAGATGGCCTCGCACAGCCCGGCCATGGATCCACTGCTGGCCGACCTGCGGGAGGCAATAGCCGACCTTCCCGTCGGCGAGCCGCTGATCCCGATGTACAGCACCAGCGCCACCGATCCGCGGTCGAAGGGCGTGCTGGACGGCGAGTACTGGGTTGGCAACCTGCGCCGGCCGGTGCGGTTGCGGGAGGCCGTGGAAGCAGCCGTGGCCGACGGCTACGGTGCGTTCCTCGAAGTCGCGCCGCACCCCGTGGTGGGCAACCCGATCAGCGAGACGGTGTCCGCGCTGGGCCGCGAGGATGTGTTCGTCGGGCTTACCCTGCGCAGGGGACATCCTGAGCACGAGACCCTGATGGGCAGTATCGGCGAAGCACATTGCCACGGTATTGACGTGGACCTGGGATGCCTGTACCTCGAGGGGGAACTGGCAACCCTGCCGTCCATGCAGTGGCTACGCCAGCCGCACTGGCGCGACTTCGCCCCGTCAGGCGCTGTCGAGCAGGCCAACCACGTCGTGGACTCGCATTCCCTGCTGGGCGCGGCGACGACCGTCGCGGGCAGCTCGATGCGGTTGTGGCGGACCTTCCTCGACGGTGACAACCGCCCGTACCCCGACAGCCACCCCATCAACGGCGTCGAGATCGTTCCGGCATCAGTGTTGCTCAACACCTTCCTGGGAACCGCAAGCGGGGCTGTCCCGGCTGTGCTGACCGATGTGCGGTTCCGGGTGCCGCTTGTCGCCGACGGCGACGGCAAGGAGATCCAGGTCGCCCGTGATCAACGGCTGGTGCTGGCCGTGCGAGACAGGGACGCTGAGCATTGGCTCACCTGCGTCACGGCGTCCGTGGCTCCTGCCTCGCCGCACGGGGCGCTGCCCGCCACCCTGCCCGCGCCGCCGGATGAGCTCTCGCCCGCCGACCCGGGCGAGATCCGGGCCACGCTGACCGCGACCGGGGTGGACGGTACGGCGTTCCCCTGGGAGGTCGAGAAGTTGGAGCGTACGGGGCAGCTGCTGCGCGTGAGCGTGCGGCACGACCTCGCGACCACGTGGGCGCCGATGCTGGACGCGGCCCTGACGGTGGCCGCTCACGCCCTCTCGGACGGCATCACACCGCGGATGCTCGCGCACGTCGGCGAGGTGCGGATCAGCGGTGAACCGGTCGCGGACGCCGTGATTCAGGCGATCGTCGACCAGCAGCGGGACACTGTGACCTTGCTGCTCGCTGACCGCGACGGCACCGTGCGTGCGCGGATCAGCGATGTGAGCTGCGCTGAGGTCGGTGGTGGCAGGCTGGGTTCGGCCGACGCGGCGGACCTGGTGCACGAGCTGGCGTGGCGGCCGGTGGAGTTCTCACCCGCGTCCAATCAGCCGACCGGTGTGGTTTTCGTCGGCGCCGACCTGCTGTGCGCACCCTTTGCCGCCGCGGGCCTGCGCTGCACGGCTGTCAGCGACCCCGGCGAACTGATCGACGCACTGGACGCGACGTCTCACGTATGCGTGCTCCCGCCGTTGCCGGGCAGCGACGACGAGGTGCCCCACGCCGCTGGGCACGCGGCCGACCTGCTCCTCTCGACCGCGCGTGTGCTGGCCGGAGCGGATCTGGCACGCAAGCCTCGGTTGTGGTGCCTCACCATGGGCGTCAGGGAAGCAGAATCGGAAGCCCACCTCGCGCATGCACCGCTGTGGGGCGCCGGACGCATCGTGGGTGCCGAACATCCCGAGCTGTGGGGTGGCATCGTGGACCTGAATCACGAGGACCTCGACAGCGTTGCCCCGGTGCTGACCGGCATCTTGTCCGCTGACCCGCGCGAGGACGTGATCAGCCTCCGCCAGGACGGCCTGTCTGCCGCGCGGCTGGTGCCCACCACCAGGGAACCCGCTGGTGAACCGGTCCGCTGCCGCCTTGACGGCACCTACCTGATCACGGGCGGTCTCGGTGGGATCGGTCTCGAGATCGCGCAGCGGCTGGCCGACCACGGCGCGCGTCGCATCGTTCTGGCCGGCAGGCGCCGGTTCCCCGAACGGAGCACGTGGGACCGCGTGACCGATGCCGCCGTGCGTGGTCGGATCGAGTGGATCCGCGCGCTCGAAGCCCAGGGAGTGACCGTCAAGGTCGTCGCGCTCGACATCGCCGACGCCGAGGCGGCGGCCCGTGCACTGGCCCCGGACGCACTGGGATTGCCGCCGATCAGGGGCGTCGTGCACGCGGCAGGCGTGCTCGGTGACCGTTTGGTGGACGAGGTCGACCGCCAGGCGCTGAACGACGCATTGCGCCCCAAGGTGTCCGGCGCGTGGACGTTGCACCGGCTCTTCCCGCCGGGAAGCCTGGACTTCCTGGTGCTTTTCTCCTCCAACGGCTACCTGTGCAGCATGCCGGGACAGGCCATGTACGCGGCCGGCAACGCGTTCCTGGACTCCTTCGCCACGCACCGCCGATGCAGCGGCGCAGCGGACACCGTCAGCATCGGATGGTCGTTGTGGCGAGGCAAAGGCATGGCGGGCAACAAGGTCGTCGAAAGCGAACTGCGCGCCCGCGGCATCGGTGACACCACGGCGGAGGAAGCGCTGCAGGTGTGGGACCACATCGACCGATGCGGACCCGGCTATTTCGCCGTGATGCGCACACTGCCACCCGGCGACGAGCCGCGGGTGTCGTTGCCGCTGCTCAGCGAGACCATGGACGTGCAAGCGCGGTCCGAGGCGGACGCGGGCCCGGCTGAATACCGCCACCTCGACCCCGAGCGGTTGCACGAGTGGCTGACGGTCGAGGTCGTCAAGCTCATCGCGGCGGAGATGCGGCTGCACGCCGACGAGCTGGACCCGACGGCGTCCCTGGTCACTCAGGGATTGGACTCGGTGATGTCGCTGGTGTTGCGTAGGAGGCTTGAAAAGCGGTTCGGTCAAAGCCTGCCCGCCAACCTGCTGTGGCACAAGCCGACGGCCGCCGCGATCGTCGACCACCTGAGTGGTCTGCTGTCCGACAACGTGCGGGAGGGAGCGGCATCATGACCGCCGGCACCAACAACGCCGGTCGCCTTGGTGCGTTGGCCGAGGCTGTTCTGGGCTACAACCCGGTAGATCCCGAGTACCACGCCAACGCGCATGAGCATCACCGGCGTATGGCAGAGCGTGGCCCGATATTCCGCACCCCCGGCGGAATGTGGACCGCCGTGTCGCATGCAGCGTGCTCGGCCGTGTTGCGTGACGACAGATTCGGGCACGACCCCGGGAGTGCGGCGCAGAACCTGTTCGACTCGACGCAGCGTCCGAGCGTGGCACAGCGCTCGTTCGAGTTCATGGACGGCCCGGACCACAGTCGGCTGCGCAGGCTGGTCAACCGCGCGTTCACGGCGCGCAGGGTTGAACGGCTGCGTCCGGCTGTAAGAACACTGGCCGACCAGCTGCTCACGGATGTGAGCGGTCGGATCGACGTACTCGCGGACTTCATCCTGCCGCTGGCGATGACCACGATCGTGGACATGTTGGGCGCGCCCACCGAGGACAACCATCTGTTCCGCGCGTGGGCGGAACCGATCGTGCGGGGACTGGACCCGGACTTCCTGCTTTCCTCCTCGGAGCTGGCCGCGCGGGAACAGGCCAACGCCGAGTTCGCCGAGTACTTCGACCGACTGGTGGCCTTGCGCCGGGCCGAGCCGAAGGACGATCTGATCAGCGCCCTGATCGCGGTCGAGGACGACGGCGTCGTCCTGAGCGGCAACGAGCTGATCTCGATGTGCCTGCTGCTGCTCGCCGCTGGACACGAGTCCATCATGCATCTGGTCGGCAACGGCACAGTCGCCTTGCTGCGCGACGAGGATCAGCTCGAGCACTTCCGCGGCCACCCCGGCGAGGTGACGAACGCGGTGAACGAGCTGCTGCGCTACGACCCACCCGTTGTACTGCTGGTGCGTACCGCGCTCGCCGATGCCGAGGTGCTCGGGAACCGCGTTCGCCGTGGCGAAATCGTGTGGCTGCAGATCGGTGCGGCCAATCGGGACCCTGCCGTTTTTCCCGACCCGGACCGCCTCGACCTCACCAGGGACACCGGTGGCAGCCTGGCTTTCGGGCTGGGTATTCACTTCTGCATCGGAGCTTCGCTGGCCCGGCTGGAGGCCGCGGCCGCGTTGTCCGCCCTGCTGCACCGCGATGTCGCTCTCGCCTCGGAACAGCTGGTCCACCAGAAGAACGTTGTCATCCGCGGGTATGAGGAGGTACCCGTGGTTCTGAGATGAGTGTCAGCGCCTCGGCGTTGACGTCGATAGGACGTCCTCGGCGGCCTCCGACAGGGCATTCGCGGTTGTTGAGCTCGTGATCCGAAAGAGATCCGCTGCCCGCCTCACGGCAGGGCAGCGGATCTCTTTCGCGACTCGATCGTATTGGTCCAGGACGACCAGGTCAGCGTGGAAGCCCCCGCGCCGGCCCGCCCCCCTATGCCGTACTCCATACCCGCCACGAACCTTTGGCCCGCTGGACCAGCGCATGTCCCGCCTGCCATCGCGGAATCCCGTTACACAGGAGGAACCAACGAAGCTCTACCAACCCGCGTCGCCGGTCTCGACGTAGGACTTGAGCCTGCGCAGGGCCTTCTCGATCGACTTGCGGTTGTTGGCGAACAGCGGAATCCGCCCAACGACACCGGGAATCGGCACCCTCGAGTAGTCGAAAGTCTCGGTGACCTTCGTGCTGGACCCGCCGACCGGTTCCAGCTCGTAGCGCCAGCGGTGCGGGCCGAAGTGCTTCCAGGCGATCCGGCGGTTCTCCTCGTATTCCACGACGGTGTTGCTGATGCGGTAGCGCAAGCCCAGCTTCATCCGCATGCCGAACTTCGAGCCCAGCACCAGGCGGTCCGGGCCGCTGATGCCTTCGCGAAGGGTGCCGGAACCGTCGATGAGCGGGTGCTTGCGCGGGTCGGCCAGGAGGGCGAACACGTCCTCCGGTTTCGCGTCCACGACAACGCTGCTGGAGACCGAGTGGTGGTTCTGCGCCATGCGCCGACCCTACGCCGGAGTAACCGACCGCTGCCGTGAGGCGACGCACACCCCCGCGCGTGCCCGTGTGCCCGGCGGACAGTCGGGTGCATCGGATCCGCCGGTCGCAGCAAGGCCGTGGCGACCCGGGCGGTCGTCGGCACCGAAGCCTGCTCGGTTTCCGGCGGTATCCATACCGATCCCTTACCCCGTGCGGGTACTGTCCGGTCTTTACGTGTTCGCCGTCACCTGGGGGTCGCGATGTCGGAAACGCAGGCGGGCAGCGGCATGTCGGCCGCGGACCTGCTTCGCCTCGTCGGGCCGCGATGGGTCCGCCCGCGCAGGCTCGGCCGCATCCCCGACCAGCCGATCGTGCACGCCGTGCGCGAGACCGCCCCGGGCATGCTGGCCGACCAGCTCTCCGACCACCTCGCCACGATCGTCCCGCACGCCGAGCTGCACGTCGGCGACGCCGCCCGCGGCACCGAACGGGAGCGGTCGGTGCAGGTCCGGACGCTGCTGGACACCGCCGTCCTCGGACTGCGAGAGCACGACTCCTGGCCGCGCATCGGACGTCTCCAGTTCCCCCGCTACGCGCTGACGAGCTGGCTGCTCAAGCAGAACCTGCGCCCGGCGGAGCTGAACCACGCCCCGCACAGCAACATCCGCGACCTGCTGCACGACTTCCTCAACAGCAGGCGCAGGCCCGGGCGGGGCAAGCAGAACGCGCGGGAGGCGGCGGCCTGGACGTCGATGACCGAGCAGCTTCCGTGGTACCTGTTCCTGCTGTCGCTGGTGGCGTTCCCGTTCTACTACGCGCTGTGGGTCCGCCGGGGCAAGGTGCCGCGCTGGTTCCTGCGCCAGCAGTACCTGGCGCCGCGCGAGTCGGCCGACTTCCCCAGCTTCGTCCGCCGCCTGATCACCACGCCCTCGGAGCGGGAAAGCGCCGAGCAGGTCCGCAGGCTGCTGGTGCACGCCTTCCTCAGCGACCTCTCCGACTCGCACTCGCGCCGGCTGTGGCGCTGGCGCTGGGTGCCCAAGGACTGCTATCCGGTGCTGCTGCTGAAGGATCTGCGGCCCGGCACGATCGGCGAGACCCTCGTGCGTCTGGTCAACAACGTCCGCAACGAGACCGGCGCCCGCGACCCGCTGCTGGTGGTGGCCACCGGCGAGCAGCCGCTGGAGGACGGCGAGACGCCCAGGGCTCCGGTCACCCTGGAGCAGTGGGAGCGCGACCTGCAGGCGGCGCGGCGCAAGCGTTCGCCCACCGCCTGGTACGTGCCGCTGCGGATCGCCGACGAACCCGCCGACGCCCTCGACTACGACCGCTTCGGCGCGCTGGGACGCGCGCACCTGCCGCTGAAGCGCTCCAAGCTGGTGCGCCGCACGCCGCTGCTGCTGGTGCTCCTGCTGCTCGTCGGCTCCACCGCCGGTTACGCCGGCTACCTCCGGACCCACTGCGGGCAGTGGTGGCCGTACCAGAACTCCGACATCGGCGAGGTCGACGGCGAATGCATCGGGGTTTCCGACACCACCAGCACCTCCCGCTTCTTCTCCGCGCACGACGCGCGCATGGTGGCGGCGCAGGAGAAGATCGCCGAGCAGAACGAGGAGGCCGAGCGGCGCTGGGAGGACCAGCCGAACCTGCCGCACCCCACCGTCGTCTACTTCAGCACCTTCCCCAGCTCCGACGACGATCCGCCGACGCTGGCCGGCATCGCCGACGAGCTGGACGGAGTCGCGGTGATGCAGCGGGAGTCGCTGGGGCGCAACGTGCTCATGAAGGTGGTGCTGGCCAACGGCGGGCTGCGGATGAAGCACGGGCCGCGGGTCGCCGCCGACGTCGCGGAGCTGGTCGGACGCGACGACTCGGTGGTGGCGGTGGCCGGGCTCGGCGGGAGCTGGCAGGCGACCGTGGACACGATCGAGGCGCTGGAAGCCGAGGGGGTGCCGATGGTCGGCACCACGATCTCCGCCGACCTGCTGTCCGAGTCGAGCCCGCTGTTCTACCAGGTGGCCCCATCCAACGCCTGGGAGGCGAAGGTCGTGGCCAACTACATCGCCGCCGGGCCGGTCGACCCGCGCACCGGGGCGCCGAGGCGGCCGGACAACGTCCTGATCTACTCCAACCCGCGCGACCTCTACAGCCACGACCTCGCCCAGCTCACCGCGGGCGAGCTGCGGGCGCGCGGCATCGAGCCGATGCCGGACAGCGACCGGATCCCGTGCGGCAAGCAGAACCTGGTGTTCTTCGCCGGGCGGGCCAACGACCTGGCGACGTTCCTGACGAAGATGCCGCCCGAGTGCGGGAAACCGGAGAACTACCCGCAACTGCTGGCCGGTGACGACACCAGCAAGCTCGTGCTCGACGACGCGATGGACGACCACGAGGGCGTCGTGCTCGACCACGTGTCCTTCACCGGCCGCAGCGCGTGGGACCCGCAGAGCCAGCAGGGCACGCCGCTGCGCGGACGCGGACTGCTGGCCCGCGACGCGCTGGAGGTCATCGCGCTGGCGGTGCAGACGATCACCGGCATGGACGGGGACAACCCGGCGCCCACCCAGCGCACGCCGGTCACCGGCGGCACGGTGTGGCGGGGCATCGGCAAGGCGCCGTTCGTCGGCTCCAGCGGGACCATCGACTACGGGGCGGGCGGGCAGATCCCGGTGGACAAGTCGATCTCGATCCTGCGCGTCACCGGCGGGGCGGGCACCCCGCCCGAGGACGAACTGGTCTGCGGCCGCTTCCAGCGCGACCCGGTCGCCCACCGCGACCCCCGCTGCCCCGTGCCGTGAGCCGTCGCGGGCTGTGCCGTGAGCCGTCGCGGCCTCGGACCGGATGCCTCGAACTCGGCTGCGGGCAGGCGGTTTCCGGTGAGGTGCAAGCGGCCTGGACGGTTCACCCGTCGCCGCGCTCGGCGAGGCGGGCCTCGAAGCCGTCGAGGATGGAGCGCAGACCGAACTCGAAGGTGTTGTCGGGTGCCGCGGCGTAGTTGACGGCGGCAGGGGTGCCGATGCGCTCGCGCAGGCGCGGGAACTGCTCGGCGATCTCCGCGCTGCGGGCCATGGTCTCGGCGAGCCGCTGTTCGGCGTTGCCCCCGTCGCGGTTCAGCCGCCGGGTCAGCGAGACCTGCGCCGCGGGCCCGAGGGCGCTGCCGAGCACGAAGATCAGCACGGTGGCCGCCGCGCGGTCGGCGTCGTCGGGGGCGAAACCGGCCTTCTCGTAGATGGCGAGGGTGTGCTCGTCGCGGCGGGCCTTCGCCGGCCCGGAGAGCAGATAGCTGCCGAACGCCTGCCCGAGCCAGGGGTGCCGGACGAGCATCGCGTGCGTGCTCGTGGCCACGGCCGTCGCGGCGGACCGCCAGTCCGCGGAGTCCGGATCGGGCAGCTCCACCTCGTCCCAGATCGCATCGCCCGCGAGCTGGACCAGCTGCTCCTTGGTCGCGATGTGCCAGTAGATCGCCGTGGCCGCGACGCCGAGCCGTTTGCCCAGGCTGCGCATGTTGAGCCCGTCCAGTCCCTCGTCGTCGAGCAGTGCGATCGCGGCGCGCACGATCTGGTCTGCGGTCAGCGTGTCTCGCGGCATGACCGAAAGCCTAGTTGAACAATGTTCAGGGCATTGCTTGAACTTTGTTCAAGAAGGGTCTATGTTCTCCCTTGTACTTAGTTCAGTCGCTCGGAGGGGGACCCGATGACACAGCGCGAGCTGGCCGGTGCGGTCGAGGCGGCCGCGACGGAGTTCGGCATCCCCGGCGTCGCCGCCGGGGTGTGGGCGGACGGCCGGGAGATCCGCGCGTCCCACGGCATCACCAGCGTCGACAACCCGCGCCCGGTCGACGAGACCACGCTGTTCCACCTGGCGTCGGTGACGAAGACGTTCACGGCGACCGCGCTGGTGCGCCTGGCCGCCGAAGGGAAGGTGGAGCTGGCGGCACCGGTGCTCCACTACGTCCCCGAGCTGCGGCTCAGCGACGAGCGCGCCGCCGCGAAGATCACGGTGTGGCACCTGCTCAACCACACCTCGGGACTGGACTGGAACGTCGTCGAAGCCGGTGACGAGGCCGACTCGCTTGCCGGGTTCGTCGCCAGGATGGCCGGACTGCCGATGATCGGCGAGCCCGGCGAACGCGCCTCTTACAGCCAGGCCGCCTACAACCTGGCAGGGCTGGTCGTCGAGAAGGTCACGGGCCTGCCCTTCGAGAAGGCCGTTGCCTCTTTGGTGCTGGAGCCGGTCGGGCTGACCAACACGTTCTTCGACCTCGACGACGTCGTGGTCCGGTCGTTCGCCGTCGGGCACAACCGCGGCGACGACGGGGAGCTGCGGTTCGCGCGGCCGTGGAAGGCGTGGCGAGCCGGCGCCCGCGGCAACGACCCCGGCGGGGGCATCGTGTCGTCGGTGGGCGACCTGCTGCGCTGGGCCCGCTTCCACCTCGGCACCGGAGACGGCGTGCTGCCCGCCGATGCGCTGCACCGCATGCGGGAGCAGACGGTCGCGCTGCGGGCGAGCTCCCTGGGCGACGGCGTCGGGATCTGCTGGTTCCTGCGCGACGTCGGCGGCG is a window of Saccharopolyspora erythraea NRRL 2338 DNA encoding:
- a CDS encoding SRPBCC family protein — its product is MAQNHHSVSSSVVVDAKPEDVFALLADPRKHPLIDGSGTLREGISGPDRLVLGSKFGMRMKLGLRYRISNTVVEYEENRRIAWKHFGPHRWRYELEPVGGSSTKVTETFDYSRVPIPGVVGRIPLFANNRKSIEKALRRLKSYVETGDAGW
- a CDS encoding ketoacyl-ACP synthase III family protein translates to MHSLQTYLERQTLHVDTFPRSGSEGGARVRASETFISSLGAYIPERVSVDDAVRKGWYSAESRRLQEFTSVAVADGISAPEMALHAARDAMERGEHTPDELDLLLYCDVWHQGPDGWQPQYLLQRELVGGDALAVEIRHGCNGMFSALSLASDHLLATDGRSAALLVGTDNFGTPLIDRWSASTAFIVGDAASALVLSKRPSAVQLLSVNLLSVPEVEQTHRGGEPLFPPGATVGRELDFDARAEHFQRAAREDEGGTLMSLKIRQRLLQTVHRTLVEADIDISDISRVACAHYSRELVEQWFLGAVDIPLSRSTWTYGRTIGHAGCSDQFLALRNLIATGQVRRGDHVLLLGVGPGVTIAAAVVRIVADSVK
- a CDS encoding cytochrome P450, with protein sequence MTAGTNNAGRLGALAEAVLGYNPVDPEYHANAHEHHRRMAERGPIFRTPGGMWTAVSHAACSAVLRDDRFGHDPGSAAQNLFDSTQRPSVAQRSFEFMDGPDHSRLRRLVNRAFTARRVERLRPAVRTLADQLLTDVSGRIDVLADFILPLAMTTIVDMLGAPTEDNHLFRAWAEPIVRGLDPDFLLSSSELAAREQANAEFAEYFDRLVALRRAEPKDDLISALIAVEDDGVVLSGNELISMCLLLLAAGHESIMHLVGNGTVALLRDEDQLEHFRGHPGEVTNAVNELLRYDPPVVLLVRTALADAEVLGNRVRRGEIVWLQIGAANRDPAVFPDPDRLDLTRDTGGSLAFGLGIHFCIGASLARLEAAAALSALLHRDVALASEQLVHQKNVVIRGYEEVPVVLR
- a CDS encoding type I polyketide synthase; its protein translation is MSTQPDAPEPIAVVGIGCRLPGSANSADALWDLLAAGRDVVGEVPDDRWRDYLAMGPAYAAATRRTPRRGGYLDEDIAWFDNEFFGVTHREAETMDPQHRMMLEVTWEALEHAGIPPLTLAGRQVGVYTGVINDDYGRRLLENLPDLDAWVAIGVANSGAANRVSYALDLRGPSLAVDTACSASLTAVHLACQSLRAGESELALAGGVQLIAAPAWSLSLEAGGFLSPVGLSKAFSGDADGYVRGEGCGVLVLKRLADAERDGDRILSVVLGTSVIHDGRSENFVAPSEAAQQAMARQACAEAGIEPNTVDYVEAHGTGTRRGDRTEVVALSTVYGAGRPADDPCLIGSVKTNIGHLEASAGIAGVIKAVLALGHDHIPPSLHNSSLNPAVDWETAGIKVVTEPTAWPRRSHPRRAAVSSFGFGGTISHVLLQQAPDRRPAAAVPSSTTPNTNTSTVFPLSARSESGLRRNAARLADWLRGPGADTALADVGHTLALRRSHLTHRASVVAADRDELINGLRNIADGELAPGIATGTTDAVPRAVWVFSGHGSQWAGMGRELLNAQPVFAGVIDKIEPVFAEESGFSLREALREGEFAGVGRTQMLIFAMQVALAEVWRAHGAAPDAVIGHSMGEIAAAVVSGACTLEVGARLISRRSGLLWRAEGKGTMATINLPFDEVATKLAGRDDVVAAISSSPRASVISGDVGAVESLVGDWEAAGLLPRRINIQMASHSPAMDPLLADLREAIADLPVGEPLIPMYSTSATDPRSKGVLDGEYWVGNLRRPVRLREAVEAAVADGYGAFLEVAPHPVVGNPISETVSALGREDVFVGLTLRRGHPEHETLMGSIGEAHCHGIDVDLGCLYLEGELATLPSMQWLRQPHWRDFAPSGAVEQANHVVDSHSLLGAATTVAGSSMRLWRTFLDGDNRPYPDSHPINGVEIVPASVLLNTFLGTASGAVPAVLTDVRFRVPLVADGDGKEIQVARDQRLVLAVRDRDAEHWLTCVTASVAPASPHGALPATLPAPPDELSPADPGEIRATLTATGVDGTAFPWEVEKLERTGQLLRVSVRHDLATTWAPMLDAALTVAAHALSDGITPRMLAHVGEVRISGEPVADAVIQAIVDQQRDTVTLLLADRDGTVRARISDVSCAEVGGGRLGSADAADLVHELAWRPVEFSPASNQPTGVVFVGADLLCAPFAAAGLRCTAVSDPGELIDALDATSHVCVLPPLPGSDDEVPHAAGHAADLLLSTARVLAGADLARKPRLWCLTMGVREAESEAHLAHAPLWGAGRIVGAEHPELWGGIVDLNHEDLDSVAPVLTGILSADPREDVISLRQDGLSAARLVPTTREPAGEPVRCRLDGTYLITGGLGGIGLEIAQRLADHGARRIVLAGRRRFPERSTWDRVTDAAVRGRIEWIRALEAQGVTVKVVALDIADAEAAARALAPDALGLPPIRGVVHAAGVLGDRLVDEVDRQALNDALRPKVSGAWTLHRLFPPGSLDFLVLFSSNGYLCSMPGQAMYAAGNAFLDSFATHRRCSGAADTVSIGWSLWRGKGMAGNKVVESELRARGIGDTTAEEALQVWDHIDRCGPGYFAVMRTLPPGDEPRVSLPLLSETMDVQARSEADAGPAEYRHLDPERLHEWLTVEVVKLIAAEMRLHADELDPTASLVTQGLDSVMSLVLRRRLEKRFGQSLPANLLWHKPTAAAIVDHLSGLLSDNVREGAAS